From Hirundo rustica isolate bHirRus1 chromosome 1, bHirRus1.pri.v3, whole genome shotgun sequence, a single genomic window includes:
- the SNRNP48 gene encoding U11/U12 small nuclear ribonucleoprotein 48 kDa protein isoform X1, giving the protein MAAGSAAEAAPSAVWLGGDTVEWVLCPYDVHHRVPRASLERHAASCRLRRMGYSAEEEAEMYDCSFFYENLKVPTVAMDKDLQFHIVKQARAQSAKEGAGYSEGSYSLLPVEVPQNHKRFTCDLTQADRLALYDYVVEETKKQRSRSQIVENDSDLFVDLAAKITQEDSQKGPKSHLEILAEMRDYKRRRQSYRAKNVHITKKSYTEVIRDVIGVHMEELSNQWQEENRLDNAEICEGGKSKSAGRREDRRSASVDSRQSGESSKDTECTRHRRDTSRSPSKRRRSRERGKDRDSRRKRERDEDKYHNHKRRK; this is encoded by the exons ATGGCGGCGGGCAGCGCAGCCGAGGCGGCTCCCAGCGCCGTGTGGCTCGGCGGGGACACG GTGGAGTGGGTGCTGTGCCCCTACGACGTCCATCACCGTGTCCCCCGCGCGTCGCTGGAGAGGCACGCGGCGTCCTGCCGCCTCCGCAGGATGGGATACTCGGCcgaggaggag GCCGAGATGTACGACTGCAGCTTTTTCTACGAAAACCTGAAGGTTCCCACCGTCGCCATGG ATAAAGATCTACAGTTTCACATTGTTAAGCAGGCTAGAGCCCAAAGTGCCAAGGAAGGTGCAGGCTACAGTGAAG GATCTTACTCATTGCTGCCGGTAGAAGTTCCTCAAAACCACAAGCGTTTCACCTGTGACCTGACCCAAGCTGACCGCCTTGCTCTTTATGATTATGTTGTtgaggaaacaaagaaacagaggTCTAGATCCCAGATAGTGGAAAATGACAGTGATCTCTTTGTGGATTTAGCAGCGAAAATCACCCAAG AGGATAGTCAGAAAGGTCCAAAGTCCCATCTTGAAATTCTGGCTGAAATGCGAGATTACAAAAGGCGGCGGCAGTCATACAGAGCTAAGAACGTTCATATAACGAAGAAGTCCTACACTGAG GTGATTCGGGATGTGATTGGTGTGCATATGGAAGAACTCAGCAATCAGTGGCAGGAGGAGAACAGGTTGGATAATGCAGAGATATGTGAAGGTGGGAAGTCGAAGTCTGCAGGAAG aagggAAGACAGGCGCTCAGCTTCAGTGGACTCACGGCAGTCTGGGGAAAGCAGTAAGGATACGGAGTGCACGAGACACAGGAGAGACACCAGCAGGAGCCCAAGTAAACGAAGAAGGAGTCGTGAGAGAGGCAAAGACAGAGACTCTcggaggaaaagagagag gGATGAAGACAAGTATCACAAccataaaagaagaaagtag
- the SNRNP48 gene encoding U11/U12 small nuclear ribonucleoprotein 48 kDa protein isoform X2, which yields MAAGSAAEAAPSAVWLGGDTVEWVLCPYDVHHRVPRASLERHAASCRLRRMGYSAEEEAEMYDCSFFYENLKVPTVAMDKDLQFHIVKQARAQSAKEGAGYSEGSYSLLPVEVPQNHKRFTCDLTQADRLALYDYVVEETKKQRSRSQIVENDSDLFVDLAAKITQEDSQKGPKSHLEILAEMRDYKRRRQSYRAKNVHITKKSYTEVIRDVIGVHMEELSNQWQEENRLDNAEICEGGKSKSAGREDRRSASVDSRQSGESSKDTECTRHRRDTSRSPSKRRRSRERGKDRDSRRKRERDEDKYHNHKRRK from the exons ATGGCGGCGGGCAGCGCAGCCGAGGCGGCTCCCAGCGCCGTGTGGCTCGGCGGGGACACG GTGGAGTGGGTGCTGTGCCCCTACGACGTCCATCACCGTGTCCCCCGCGCGTCGCTGGAGAGGCACGCGGCGTCCTGCCGCCTCCGCAGGATGGGATACTCGGCcgaggaggag GCCGAGATGTACGACTGCAGCTTTTTCTACGAAAACCTGAAGGTTCCCACCGTCGCCATGG ATAAAGATCTACAGTTTCACATTGTTAAGCAGGCTAGAGCCCAAAGTGCCAAGGAAGGTGCAGGCTACAGTGAAG GATCTTACTCATTGCTGCCGGTAGAAGTTCCTCAAAACCACAAGCGTTTCACCTGTGACCTGACCCAAGCTGACCGCCTTGCTCTTTATGATTATGTTGTtgaggaaacaaagaaacagaggTCTAGATCCCAGATAGTGGAAAATGACAGTGATCTCTTTGTGGATTTAGCAGCGAAAATCACCCAAG AGGATAGTCAGAAAGGTCCAAAGTCCCATCTTGAAATTCTGGCTGAAATGCGAGATTACAAAAGGCGGCGGCAGTCATACAGAGCTAAGAACGTTCATATAACGAAGAAGTCCTACACTGAG GTGATTCGGGATGTGATTGGTGTGCATATGGAAGAACTCAGCAATCAGTGGCAGGAGGAGAACAGGTTGGATAATGCAGAGATATGTGAAGGTGGGAAGTCGAAGTCTGCAGGAAG ggAAGACAGGCGCTCAGCTTCAGTGGACTCACGGCAGTCTGGGGAAAGCAGTAAGGATACGGAGTGCACGAGACACAGGAGAGACACCAGCAGGAGCCCAAGTAAACGAAGAAGGAGTCGTGAGAGAGGCAAAGACAGAGACTCTcggaggaaaagagagag gGATGAAGACAAGTATCACAAccataaaagaagaaagtag